One genomic segment of uncultured Fusobacterium sp. includes these proteins:
- the rpsR gene encoding 30S ribosomal protein S18: MAEFRRRRAKLRVKAEEIDYKNVDLLKRFVSDKGKINPSRVTGANAKLQRRIAKAIKRARNIALIPYTRIEK, encoded by the coding sequence ATGGCAGAATTCAGAAGAAGAAGAGCTAAATTAAGAGTTAAAGCTGAAGAAATTGATTATAAAAATGTAGACCTTTTAAAAAGATTTGTATCTGATAAAGGAAAAATCAATCCTTCAAGAGTAACAGGAGCTAACGCTAAGTTACAAAGAAGAATAGCTAAAGCTATCAAAAGAGCTAGAAACATCGCTTTAATTCCTTACACAAGAATTGAAAAATAG
- the rpsF gene encoding 30S ribosomal protein S6, which produces MKKYEIMYIINPTILEEGRDAVVEKVNGILTAAGATVTKSEKWGERKLAYPIDKKKTGFYVLANFEIEGTQIAGVEAKLNIAEELLRYIVVKQD; this is translated from the coding sequence ATGAAAAAATACGAAATTATGTACATCATCAACCCAACAATTTTAGAAGAAGGTAGAGATGCAGTAGTTGAAAAAGTAAACGGAATTTTAACTGCAGCTGGAGCTACAGTAACTAAAAGTGAAAAATGGGGAGAAAGAAAATTAGCTTATCCTATTGATAAGAAAAAAACTGGATTCTATGTATTAGCAAATTTCGAAATCGAAGGAACTCAAATAGCTGGTGTTGAAGCTAAATTAAACATCGCTGAAGAATTACTAAGATATATCGTTGTTAAACAAGACTAA
- the ftsZ gene encoding cell division protein FtsZ: MLIDQELVKIKVLGAGGAGGNAINDMISSGVGGVEYIAANTDAQDLNKSLADVRIQLGEKLTRGLGAGADPEIGRQAAEEDVEKIKNLLEETDMLFITAGMGGGTGTGAAPVIAKVAKELGVLTVAVVTRPFSFEGRKRKNNADVGIENLKKAVDALVIIPNDKLFELPDKTITLQNAFKEANNILKIGIRGVADLMIGNGLINLDFADIKATMLNSGVAVLGFGEGEGENRAVKATEKALLSPLLEKSILGASKILINITGSPDITLMEAQTISDMIRDAAGKTADDVMFGLVIDPEIGDRVQVTIIANNFVNEQEKSEPFISVDSKKPETVTTATIDDSKRSELDLPPWIRSSKK; the protein is encoded by the coding sequence ATGTTGATAGATCAAGAGCTAGTAAAGATAAAGGTATTAGGAGCAGGAGGAGCAGGAGGAAATGCAATAAATGATATGATCTCTTCTGGTGTAGGAGGAGTAGAATATATAGCAGCAAATACCGATGCTCAAGACCTTAACAAATCTTTAGCAGATGTTAGAATTCAACTTGGAGAAAAATTAACAAGAGGATTAGGAGCAGGAGCAGATCCTGAAATAGGAAGACAAGCAGCTGAAGAAGATGTAGAAAAAATTAAAAATCTTTTAGAAGAAACAGATATGCTATTTATAACAGCAGGAATGGGTGGAGGAACTGGAACAGGAGCTGCACCAGTAATAGCTAAAGTAGCTAAAGAATTAGGTGTTTTAACTGTAGCAGTTGTAACAAGACCTTTCTCTTTTGAAGGAAGAAAAAGAAAAAATAATGCAGATGTTGGAATAGAAAATTTAAAGAAAGCAGTAGATGCTCTTGTTATAATACCAAATGACAAGTTATTTGAATTACCAGATAAAACTATAACTCTTCAAAATGCTTTTAAAGAAGCAAATAATATCTTAAAAATAGGTATTAGAGGGGTTGCTGATCTAATGATAGGAAATGGACTTATCAACCTTGACTTTGCAGATATTAAAGCAACTATGTTAAATTCAGGAGTTGCCGTATTAGGATTTGGAGAAGGAGAAGGAGAAAATAGAGCAGTTAAAGCTACTGAAAAAGCATTATTATCTCCATTACTAGAAAAATCTATTCTTGGAGCAAGTAAAATACTTATTAATATTACTGGATCACCAGATATTACTCTAATGGAAGCTCAAACTATCTCTGATATGATTAGAGATGCAGCTGGAAAAACTGCTGATGATGTAATGTTTGGACTTGTAATTGATCCTGAAATAGGAGATAGAGTTCAAGTTACTATAATAGCTAATAACTTCGTTAATGAGCAAGAAAAAAGTGAACCATTTATCAGTGTAGATTCAAAGAAACCTGAAACAGTGACTACAGCTACTATAGATGATAGTAAAAGATCAGAACTTGATCTACCACCTTGGATAAGAAGTTCTAAAAAATAA
- the ftsA gene encoding cell division protein FtsA, translated as MINKRDSIVKTALDIGNMKIKAVIGELSSDGSQLKVLGYAEVPSRGMKKSVIENPEELSQCVAYALGQLRDQTGENIEKVAIGISGEAIKSRTTNMKYQFEEKEITEKEVETLFRMSAHELLSGKERILKKEIYNIRVNNSGIIKNPIGTVGKEIQGDVHLIYIDEAEVEKLVEVVNRAGVEVEHMLLNAYASAKAVLDDEDRRMGVALIDIGEGSTDIILFKNDKLIYTKSLPLGGMHYVNDISYLFQISKQEAFEILSKLRDKEIHDAHIYCGTNKKVAVDDIKNIIDARTGDIINFIAQTIEESGFNGYLGKGLVLTGGAVVIDGLLDKINKKTGYVVRKVLPTAFRGLEDVDSSQATVIGIFTEVMEDEYNKVQAKLNSPEPEIQEKKEEDIEESLENLEKILEEAQEKEKPEKKNGVIKGIKSWFSNFI; from the coding sequence GTGATAAATAAGAGAGATAGTATAGTAAAAACAGCATTAGACATTGGAAATATGAAGATAAAAGCTGTCATTGGAGAACTATCTAGTGATGGATCGCAATTAAAAGTCTTAGGCTATGCAGAAGTTCCAAGTAGAGGAATGAAAAAATCTGTTATAGAAAATCCTGAAGAACTTAGTCAGTGTGTAGCATATGCTTTAGGGCAATTGAGAGATCAAACTGGAGAAAATATAGAAAAAGTAGCTATAGGAATTAGTGGTGAAGCTATAAAATCTAGAACTACAAATATGAAATATCAGTTTGAAGAGAAAGAGATAACTGAAAAAGAGGTAGAAACTCTTTTTAGAATGTCAGCTCATGAGCTACTTAGTGGAAAAGAGAGAATTTTAAAGAAAGAGATATATAACATAAGAGTAAATAACTCTGGAATTATAAAAAATCCAATAGGAACTGTTGGAAAAGAGATACAAGGGGATGTTCATCTAATCTATATAGATGAAGCAGAGGTAGAAAAACTTGTAGAGGTTGTAAATAGAGCTGGAGTTGAAGTTGAACATATGCTTTTAAATGCTTATGCCTCAGCTAAAGCAGTTTTAGATGATGAAGATAGAAGAATGGGAGTTGCTCTTATTGATATAGGTGAGGGGTCAACAGATATAATTCTATTTAAAAATGATAAGTTAATCTATACAAAATCTCTTCCTCTTGGTGGAATGCACTATGTAAATGATATAAGTTATCTATTCCAAATATCAAAACAGGAAGCTTTTGAAATACTTTCAAAATTAAGAGATAAAGAGATCCATGATGCTCATATCTATTGCGGAACTAATAAAAAGGTAGCTGTAGATGATATAAAAAATATAATTGATGCAAGAACAGGGGATATAATTAATTTTATAGCTCAAACAATAGAAGAATCTGGATTTAATGGATATTTAGGAAAAGGTTTAGTTTTAACAGGAGGAGCAGTTGTAATTGATGGTCTTCTTGATAAAATAAATAAAAAAACAGGTTATGTAGTAAGAAAAGTTCTTCCAACCGCTTTTAGAGGTTTAGAAGATGTAGATTCTAGTCAAGCTACTGTAATTGGTATATTTACAGAAGTAATGGAAGATGAGTATAATAAGGTACAGGCAAAACTAAATTCACCAGAACCAGAAATTCAAGAGAAAAAAGAAGAGGACATTGAGGAGAGTTTAGAAAATCTAGAAAAAATTCTAGAAGAAGCTCAGGAAAAAGAAAAACCTGAGAAGAAAAATGGAGTAATAAAGGGTATCAAAAGTTGGTTTTCTAATTTTATTTAA